One region of Oxalobacteraceae sp. CFBP 8761 genomic DNA includes:
- a CDS encoding inositol monophosphatase yields the protein MLNTAIKAARRAATVINRASFDIDRIVVSEKQHNDFVTDVDQAAEHEIVETLLKAYPGHAILAEESGASANLNDESENVWIIDPIDGTTNFLHGYPNYCISIALKQRGVITNGLVYDPVRNDLFTATKGGGAYLNDKRIRVRSTERIGRALLSSGHGPDPRALAEYLRMYEVVASRSHGVRSGGSAALELANVAAGRIDGFFEKNLKIWDIAAGALLVTEAGGIVGEFSGESDYLIKGDVIAAGPKVFGALVPLLSPFA from the coding sequence ATGCTCAACACGGCCATCAAGGCCGCCCGCCGCGCCGCCACCGTCATCAACCGTGCGTCCTTCGACATCGACCGCATCGTCGTTTCGGAAAAGCAACACAACGATTTCGTCACCGACGTCGACCAGGCGGCGGAGCATGAAATCGTCGAAACGCTGCTCAAGGCGTATCCGGGCCATGCCATTCTGGCCGAGGAAAGCGGTGCATCAGCCAATCTGAATGACGAGAGTGAAAACGTGTGGATCATCGACCCGATCGATGGCACCACCAACTTCCTGCACGGCTATCCCAACTATTGCATCTCGATTGCGCTCAAGCAGCGCGGCGTGATCACGAACGGCCTGGTCTACGACCCGGTCCGCAACGACCTGTTCACCGCCACCAAGGGCGGCGGCGCCTACCTCAACGACAAGCGTATCCGCGTGCGCAGCACCGAGCGGATCGGCCGCGCCCTGCTGTCGTCGGGCCACGGTCCGGATCCACGCGCGCTGGCTGAATACCTGCGCATGTACGAAGTCGTCGCCTCGCGCAGCCATGGCGTGCGCAGCGGCGGTTCGGCAGCACTGGAACTGGCCAACGTGGCCGCTGGCCGCATCGACGGCTTCTTTGAAAAAAACCTGAAGATCTGGGACATCGCGGCTGGCGCCCTGCTGGTGACGGAAGCTGGCGGCATCGTCGGCGAATTCAGCGGCGAGTCCGATTACCTGATCAAGGGTGACGTGATCGCCGCCGGTCCGAAGGTTTTCGGCGCGCTTGTCCCGCTGTTGTCGCCTTTCGCGTAA
- a CDS encoding RNA methyltransferase, with the protein MNPTQTDTSSFSPPPLFGRLRFVLVETSRAGNIGSVARAMKTMGFTDLVLVTPKCADFVNDPEAVAFASGAGDVLNNARVVPDIGAALDGCNFAAAVSARLREFSPPVWTPRAFAEHAGAAPELRAAIVFGNERVGLPNDIVERCNVLINIPANPDYSSLNLSQAAQVLAYEARMASVSGAPATRGVGFQGDAASVTQIDGMYAHLEQALVAIGFLNADNPKKLMPRIKRMFARGGLELEEVNILRGIARAILKDAPPR; encoded by the coding sequence ATGAACCCGACCCAAACCGACACTTCTTCTTTCAGCCCGCCGCCACTGTTCGGCCGTTTGCGTTTCGTCCTCGTCGAAACGAGCCGCGCCGGCAACATCGGTTCGGTCGCGCGTGCGATGAAAACGATGGGCTTTACCGATCTGGTGCTGGTCACGCCGAAGTGTGCCGACTTCGTCAACGATCCGGAAGCGGTTGCCTTTGCCAGTGGCGCGGGGGATGTGCTGAACAACGCACGGGTCGTGCCCGATATCGGCGCGGCCCTTGACGGCTGCAACTTCGCCGCCGCCGTATCGGCCAGATTGCGCGAATTCTCGCCCCCTGTCTGGACCCCGCGCGCGTTCGCCGAACATGCCGGCGCGGCGCCCGAGCTGCGCGCCGCCATCGTGTTCGGCAACGAGCGCGTGGGGCTGCCGAACGACATCGTCGAGCGCTGCAATGTGCTGATCAACATCCCGGCCAATCCCGACTATTCCTCGCTGAACCTGTCGCAGGCGGCCCAGGTGCTGGCCTATGAGGCGCGCATGGCCTCTGTCAGCGGCGCGCCCGCTACCCGTGGCGTCGGCTTCCAGGGCGACGCTGCCAGCGTGACGCAGATCGACGGCATGTATGCGCACCTCGAACAGGCCCTGGTCGCCATCGGCTTTTTGAATGCCGACAACCCGAAAAAGCTCATGCCGCGCATCAAGCGCATGTTCGCGCGCGGTGGTCTGGAGCTTGAAGAAGTCAACATCCTGCGCGGCATCGCCCGCGCGATCCTGAAGGACGCGCCACCCCGTTGA
- a CDS encoding alpha/beta fold hydrolase, producing MSSRQLLRLVLLVQVLVACAIGAAAARAGAGPWQAVAIGLGSVILVRLAINANNFVMSRRAASPTPPEHRIGVAPALRMFGEEFGASMLASSWHMPRARPRTRIHPGSSTPPVLLLHGYGCNSGYWMHLAARLDAAGISHATLDLEPLTGDIDGFADPIEEGATRLRRAAGAQQVIIVGHSMGGLAARAWLRRHGSAQAARVITLGTPHHGTCLAAFGIGINAAQMRRAGTDGPACAWLSELAAHEDAATRGRITSIYTHHDNIVAPQTSGYLTGARNIDIGGVGHVALGRNRRVLALVMDEIGRVPTACPLPPVLHGAA from the coding sequence ATGAGTTCGCGCCAGCTGCTGCGCCTCGTCCTGCTCGTGCAGGTGCTGGTCGCCTGCGCCATCGGCGCGGCCGCCGCCCGGGCCGGCGCCGGGCCGTGGCAAGCCGTTGCCATCGGCCTAGGGAGCGTGATCCTCGTGCGCCTGGCGATCAACGCGAACAATTTTGTGATGAGCCGGCGCGCTGCCAGCCCGACGCCGCCCGAACACCGGATCGGGGTGGCCCCCGCGTTGCGGATGTTCGGCGAAGAGTTTGGCGCCAGCATGCTGGCCAGTTCCTGGCACATGCCGCGCGCGCGGCCCCGCACGCGCATCCATCCTGGCAGCAGCACGCCGCCCGTCCTGCTGCTGCACGGTTATGGTTGCAACAGCGGCTATTGGATGCACCTGGCGGCGCGGCTGGACGCGGCGGGCATCAGCCATGCCACACTCGACCTGGAGCCGCTCACCGGCGACATCGACGGCTTTGCCGATCCGATCGAAGAGGGCGCAACCAGGTTGCGGCGCGCGGCCGGTGCGCAGCAGGTCATCATCGTCGGCCACAGCATGGGTGGCCTGGCCGCGCGCGCCTGGCTGCGCCGGCATGGCAGTGCGCAGGCGGCGCGCGTCATCACCCTCGGCACGCCGCATCACGGCACATGCCTTGCTGCGTTCGGGATCGGCATCAACGCGGCGCAGATGCGGCGGGCGGGCACCGACGGCCCCGCCTGCGCGTGGCTGAGCGAGCTTGCCGCGCACGAAGATGCTGCCACGCGCGGGCGCATCACGTCGATCTACACGCATCACGACAATATCGTGGCGCCCCAGACGTCGGGGTACCTGACTGGCGCGCGCAACATCGACATCGGCGGTGTCGGTCACGTGGCGCTGGGCCGCAACCGGCGCGTGCTGGCGCTTGTCATGGACGAGATCGGACGCGTGCCAACGGCCTGTCCGCTGCCACCTGTTTTACACGGCGCTGCGTGA
- a CDS encoding response regulator has product MARILIIEDNPANIELMSFLLSAYGHAPLSAADGPRGVAAARSERPDLIACDVNLPGMDGFAVLAELKGDPALAGVPILAVTALAMTGDREKVLAAGFDGYISKPIEPESFVAELEAFLTPTPASAPVPAIATPPAPAQIQSTPATASTEAATTPAADARTLLLVDDDRFMLGVLNDMLIGQPYRVLSACSGEEALQVLSHEPVEVILCDQAMPGMRGTEVLAEAAVRYPKTVRLMLSGQPDLTDIEAAIKSGVADGHYIKPLGARALREQLDEAFRLQSSRRTG; this is encoded by the coding sequence GTGGCGCGCATCCTGATCATCGAAGACAACCCGGCGAACATCGAACTGATGTCGTTCCTGCTCAGCGCCTATGGCCACGCGCCATTGAGCGCGGCCGATGGCCCCCGCGGCGTGGCCGCTGCGCGCAGCGAGCGCCCCGACCTGATCGCCTGCGACGTGAATCTGCCCGGGATGGACGGGTTTGCCGTGCTCGCCGAGCTCAAAGGCGACCCGGCGCTGGCCGGCGTGCCGATCCTGGCCGTGACCGCGCTGGCAATGACGGGCGACCGTGAAAAAGTGCTGGCCGCCGGCTTCGATGGTTATATCAGCAAGCCGATCGAACCCGAAAGCTTCGTCGCGGAGCTCGAAGCTTTTCTGACCCCCACGCCGGCGTCTGCGCCGGTGCCGGCAATCGCCACGCCGCCGGCCCCGGCTCAAATCCAGTCAACGCCGGCAACCGCGTCAACCGAGGCCGCCACCACACCGGCCGCCGATGCACGCACGCTGCTGCTGGTCGACGACGACCGCTTCATGCTCGGGGTGCTCAACGACATGCTGATCGGCCAGCCGTACCGGGTGCTCAGCGCCTGCTCGGGCGAAGAAGCGCTCCAGGTGCTGTCGCATGAGCCGGTCGAAGTGATCCTGTGCGACCAGGCCATGCCCGGCATGCGCGGTACCGAAGTGCTGGCCGAGGCGGCAGTGCGCTATCCGAAGACGGTACGCCTGATGCTGTCGGGTCAGCCCGACCTGACCGACATCGAAGCCGCCATCAAGAGCGGCGTGGCCGACGGCCATTACATCAAGCCGCTTGGCGCACGGGCGCTGCGCGAGCAGCTCGACGAAGCGTTCCGCTTGCAGAGTTCGCGCCGAACTGGGTAA